A genomic window from Prunus persica cultivar Lovell chromosome G2, Prunus_persica_NCBIv2, whole genome shotgun sequence includes:
- the LOC18784801 gene encoding pentatricopeptide repeat-containing protein At4g01570, translated as MRHGRPFLVKEQCSASQLGDILLVASITKTLSSSGTRNLPDPHTLSLSEPLLLQILRAQSLHPSKKVDFFKWCSLTHNIKHSARTYSHILRTASRAGFLHEVPHLLHSMKEDGVVIDSQTFKALLDAFIRSGKFDYALEILDIMEEVGASLNTDMYNSVLVALVRKNQVGLAMSILLKLLEGGCSSQVPNSIASNELLVALRKADMRVEFKQVFDKLRENKGFEMDNWGYNICIHAFGCWGDLGTSLSLFKEMKDSNLESVGPDLPTYNSLIHVLCLVGKVNDALTVWEELKGSGHEPDAITYRILIQGCCKSYRIDEATNIFSQMQLNGYIPDTIVYNSLLDGLFKARKVNDGCHLFEKMIQNGVRASTWTYNILVDGLFKNGRAEAAYTLFCDLKKKGQFVDGVTYSIVVLQHCKEGLLEKALGLVEEMERRGFAVDLVTISSLLIGLYKEGRWDWTDKLMKHIRDGNLVPSVLKWKADMEASMKTPQSSRKDYTQLFPSKGDFSEIMSLINSANSTMDADLDSEDARVKGDDKNVSTDTDQWSSSPYMDQLANQLKPIDHSSQLFSLSRGQRVQDKGESSFDIDMVNTFLSLFLAKGKLSLACKLFEIFSDLGENPVSYTYNSMMSSFVKKGYFNEAWGVLNEMGEKVCPTDIATYNVIIQGLGKMGRADLASCVLDKLMKQGGYLDVVMYNTLINALGKASRIDEVNKLFGQMKSSGINPDVVTFNTLIEVHSKAGRLKDAYKFLKMMLDAGCSPNHVTDTTLDFLGKEIEKLRYQKASMVRNKDDFR; from the coding sequence ATGCGCCATGGAAGGCCTTTCCTGGTCAAAGAGCAGTGCAGTGCTTCTCAACTGGGAGACATACTGCTTGTGGCCTCCATCACTAAGACTCTCTCAAGCTCAGGTACTCGCAACCTCCCCGACCCTCACACCCTGTCACTCTCCGAGCCTCTTCTGCTTCAAATCCTCCGCGCCCAATCCCTCCACCCTTCCAAAAAAGTCGACTTTTTCAAATGGTGCTCTCTCACGCATAACATCAAACACTCGGCGCGCACCTACTCCCACATCCTCCGCACCGCTTCCCGCGCCGGCTTCCTCCACGAGGTCCCGCATTTGCTTCACTCCATGAAAGAAGATGGGGTTGTGATTGATTCCCAGACCTTCAAAGCCTTGCTCGACGCGTTTATTCGTTCAGGTAAGTTTGACTACGCGCTTGAAATCTTGGACATTATGGAAGAGGTGGGTGCTAGTTTGAACACAGATATGTATAACTCGGTTCTTGTTGCTCTGGTTAGGAAAAACCAGGTGGGTTTAGCGATGTCCATTTTGCTAAAGCTTCTGGAAGGAGGCTGCTCCTCCCAGGTACCCAATTCCATTGCCTCCAATGAATTGCTGGTTGCTCTTAGAAAAGCTGACATGAGGGTTGAGTTTAAGCAAGTGTTTGATAAGCTTAGAGAGAATAAGGGGTTTGAGATGGATAATTGGGGGTACAATATTTGTATTCATGCATTTGGGTGTTGGGGTGATCTGGGTACTAGTCTAAGCCTCTTCAAGGAGATGAAAGACTCTAACTTGGAATCAGTGGGTCCAGATTTGCCTACTTATAATAGCCTCATTCATGTGCTCTGCTTGGTTGGGAAGGTGAATGATGCACTTACTGTATGGGAGGAATTGAAGGGCTCTGGCCATGAGCCTGACGCCATCACCTATCGAATTCTTATTCAAGGATGTTGTAAATCTTATCGAATAGATGAAGCCACCAACATTTTTAGTCAAATGCAGCTCAATGGATATATCCCGGATACCATTGTTTATAATTCTCTCCTAGATGGGTTATTCAAGGCCAGGAAGGTTAATGATGGCTGCCACctctttgagaaaatgattcaGAACGGGGTGAGAGCCTCAACGTGGACGTATAATATTCTCGTTGATGGTTTATTTAAGAATGGAAGAGCTGAGGCTGCTTATACCCTATTTTGTGACTTAAAGAAGAAGGGTCAGTTTGTGGATGGTGTTACATACAGCATTGTTGTGTTGCAACATTGTAAGGAAGGTCTGCTTGAGAAAGCGTTAGGGTTGGTGGAAGAAATGGAAAGGAGAGGCTTTGCTGTTGATTTAGTTACCATATCATCACTCTTGATTGGGTTGTATAAAGAAGGTAGGTGGGATTGGACAGACAAACTCATGAAGCATATTAGAGATGGTAATCTAGTGCCGAGTGTTCTTAAATGGAAGGCCGATATGGAGGCTTCAATGAAAACTCCGCAGAGCAGCAGAAAGGATTACACACAATTGTTCCCAAGTAAAGGTGACTTTAGCGAGATTATGAGTTTAATAAACTCTGCTAACTCAACAATGGATGCAGACCTTGATTCAGAGGATGCCAGAGTTAAAGGTGATGATAAGAATGTATCCACCGATACTGATCAGTGGTCATCATCTCCATATATGGATCAATTGGCTAATCAGCTTAAGCCCATTGACCACTCCTCTCAGCTGTTTTCATTGTCTAGAGGGCAAAGAGTTCAGGACAAAGGGGAAAGCTCATTTGATATTGATATGGTCAATacttttttgtctttattCTTGGCCAAGGGAAAGCTGAGCTTAGCTTGCAAATTGTTTGAGATTTTCAGTGATCTGGGTGAAAACCCAGTGAGTTACACTTATAATTCCATGATGAGTTCGTTCGTCAAGAAGGGCTACTTCAATGAGGCATGGGGTGTACTCAATGAAATGGGAGAAAAGGTTTGCCCCACAGACATAGCAACATACAATGTGATAATTCAAGGCCTGGGGAAGATGGGAAGAGCGGATTTAGCCAGTTGTGTTCTGGATAAACTAATGAAGCAGGGTGGGTATCTTGACGTGGTTATGTATAACACCTTGATTAATGCGCTGGGGAAAGCTAGCCGGATTGATGAAGTAAACAAGCTCTTTGGGCAGATGAAGAGTAGTGGAATAAATCCTGATGTTGTCACTTTTAATACACTTATTGAAGTTCATAGTAAAGCAGGTCGACTCAAAGATGCAtataaatttttgaaaatgatGCTGGATGCAGGCTGCTCCCCCAACCATGTTACAGACACTACTTTAGATTTTCTGGGTAAGGAGATTGAGAAATTGAGATATCAGAAGGCATCCATGGTGCGTAATAAGGATGATTTCCGCTGA
- the LOC18786695 gene encoding probable inactive purple acid phosphatase 29, whose product MTMKEVKIPFLIVVVVVAALLPIWVLAAAKQHHQGGEKKKLRFGSDGQFKILQVADMHYGNGKTTTCLDVFPSQFPTCSDLNTTAFVHRMIQAEKPNLIVFTGDNIYGFDAADAAKSLNEAFAPAISSNIPWAAVMGNHDQESDLSREGVMKHIVGLQNTLAQVNPLDQDVIDGFGNYNLEVSGVEGSGFENKSVLNLYFLDSGDYSTVPSIGGYGWIKPSQQYWFERTSAKLRKAYTSKPQAQKAPAPGLTFFHIPLPEFASFDSSNFTGVRQEGISSASVNSGFFTTMVAAGDVKAAFIGHDHLNDFCGELSGINLCYAGGFGYHAYGKAGWDRRSRVVVASLEKSEKGGWGAVKSIKTWKRLDDQHLTAIDGQVLWSKSSAGMRRKKPVGGT is encoded by the exons ATGACGATGAAGGAGGTAAAGATTCCATTTTTaatagtggtggtggtggtggcggcttTGCTTCCCATATGGGTCTTGGCTGCAGCAAAACAACACCACCAAGGAggtgagaagaagaagctgaggTTTGGGTCAGATGGGCAGTTTAAGATTCTGCAAGTGGCTGATATGCACTATGGGAATGGCAAGACCACGACTTGTTTGGACGTGTTTCCGAGCCAGTTTCCAACTTGCTCTGACCTCAACACCACCGCCTTTGTTCACCGCATGATTCAAGCTGAGAAGCCCAATCTCATTGTTTTCACCG GAGATAACATATATGGGTTTGATGCTGCGGATGCTGCTAAGTCTTTGAATGAGGCATTTGCCCCAGCAATCTCGTCCAACATCCCATGGGCAGCTGTTATGGGGAATCATGATCAGGAATCCGACCTTTCGAGGGAAGGGGTCATGAAACACATAGTTGGGTTGCAGAACACTCTGGCTCAAGTTAATCCTTTGGACCAAGATGTTATTGATGGTTTTGGGAACTACAACCTGGAGGTCTCCGGAGTTGAGGGCTCTGGTTTTGAAAACAAATCGGTTCTTAATCTCTACTTCCTTGACAGTGGAGATTACTCCACGGTTCCCTCCATAGGTGGCTATGGTTGGATCAAACCCTCCCAGCAATATTGGTTCGAACGAACTTCTGCAAAGCTTCGG AAAGCATACACGAGCAAGCCACAGGCACAGAAAGCACCTGCGCCAGGGCTCACATTCTTTCACATACCATTACCAGAATTTGCTAGTTTTGACTCATCAAACTTTACAGGAGTGAGGCAGGAAGGAATTAGCTCTGCTTCTGTGAACTCTGGCTTCTTCACAACCATGGTCGCAGCAGGAGATGTGAAGGCAGCTTTCATAGGCCATGATCACCTCAATGACTTCTGTGGGGAGCTATCTGGTATAAACCTTTGTTATGCTGGGGGTTTTGGATATCACGCTTATGGGAAGGCTGGATGGGATAGGAGATCAAGGGTGGTGGTAGCGAGCTTAGAGAAATCCGAAAAGGGAGGTTGGGGAGCAGTCAAGTCAATCAAAACTTGGAAGCGCCTTGATGATCAGCACCTCACTGCTATTGATGGTCAGGTTCTCTGGAGCAAGAGCTCTGCGG GTATGCGTAGAAAGAAACCCGTTGGTGGTACTTGA